Below is a genomic region from Ammonifex degensii KC4.
GGGTGCCGAGCAAAGCGGTCGCCCGGTTGCCTGCCAATCGGACCAGCCCCTCCTGAGCAAGCTTCAACCCTCCTAAAAGCAAGAGGAATCCGGCTATTACCTCGAGCATCTTCCCCCGGCGAAAAATTTATGTCCTTAAGTCCTTTTCCATGCTAAAATAAGATTGAGCAGGAGAAAAATGGCGGGGAGCGGAGCAGAGATGTGTAAACACCTTTGGAGAGAGGAGGCCCAAATATGGGGGAGCCGCGCCTCGCCAGGGAGTACGGGGATAATGTGTTAGTTTTAATCCCCCGCGAGCCCTCGGTGCTGTTTGCCTATTGGGAGCTATCACCTGCTACTCAGTTAGCGATTGCGGGTAAGAAATGGGGTCTGCGCCTCTGGTCCCGTCGCGGTGCCCACCTGACGCTACTGCGCGAAGTGTTCCCCTCCTTCTTCTGCGGCGACTGGTACTTTACCGAACTGGAAGCCGGTGCGAGCTATCGGTGCGAGCTCGGCTGGTGGGAAAACAGCTTTTTTGTTCCCTTGCTGGTCTCCGGCTGGGCCGAAACTCCGCCTGTTCCTGTTCCCTGGAGACCTCCCCTGCCGGAGGAATTGCCGGAAGCAAGGCTTTTGGCGGAGGCAAGGCAGGAGATCGGAGTAGGCTATTTCTCCTGGTATTAGCTCGGTGAAAAGGGAGTGAAAAAGGTTTGGCCCGTGGCTACTTAGCCCTGGTGCTGCACGCCCACCTTCCTTTCGTACGTCACCCGGAGAAAGAGAGGCAGCTAGAAGAGAACTGGTTTTATCAGGCCCTCAACGAGTGCTACCTTCCTCTCCTCGACCTCTTTTACCGGCTGGTGAAAGAAAAGGTGCCTTTCCGTTTGACCTTCTCCCTTTCCCCTACCCTTCTCAGCATGCTCTCCGACCCTCTGCTTATGGAAAGGTTTGAAGGCTATCTAGGAAGGCTTTTGGCTCTGGCCTCCCGGGAGAAGGAGCGTACTTCCGGCACTTCCTTTTACCCCTTGGCGCTTTTCTACGAAGAGCGCCTGAAGCGCCATTTCCAGCTTTTCACCGTTGAGTGGAGGCGCGACTTGATTGGAGCTTTTAAGCAGCTTAATGAGGCAGGGGTTTTGGAACTCATCACCACCTGCGCCACCCACGGTTACCTGCCCCTCATCCGCGGGCGCGAAGCGCGGCGTGCGCAAATTCGTACCGGACTTGACTTCTTCGCCACCTGCTTCGGCTTTCGCCCCTCCGGTTTCTGGCTACCGGAGTGCGGCTATGCCCCCGGTGTGGACGAGCTTCTGGCGGAGGAAGGCATCCGTTACTTTTTCCTGGAGACGCACGGGATTTTGAGTGCTTCACCTCCGCCACCGCACGGGGTTTATGCCCCCGTTCTTACTCCGGCAGGGGTGGTGGCGCTGGGGCGGGATCCTGACAGTTCCCGGCAGGTCTGGGACCGGCACGTCGGCTACCCCGGCGACTATTGGTACCGGGAGTACTACCGGGACATAGGGTATGAGCTTCCCTGGGACTACCTGGCCCCTTACCTCCCTTCCGATGCGGTCAGGACCGATACCGGCTTTAAGTACTACCGCATTACGGGCAAAGAGGAAAAGGAGCCTTACCGGCCGGAAAAGGCGCGGGAGAGGGCGGCCGAGCATGCCCGGCACTTCTGGCAGCAGCGCTCGGAGCAGGCAGAGTACCTTTACCGCTGCTTGGGCTGGCCGCCCATAATCGTGGCTCCCTACGACGCCGAGCTCTTCGGCCACTGGTGGTTCGAAGGCCCCTGGTGGCTGGAAGACCTGCTGCGTCTGGGAAGGACCGGAGAGGACGGACTTTTGCTGGCCACTCCCTCCGATTACCTGCAGGCTCATCCCCCCATCCACCGGGCTCAGCTCAGCCTTTCCAGCTGGGGGGAAGGGGGTTACAGCCGCGTATGGCTTAATCCGGCCAACGACTGGATCTACCGCCACACCCACCGGATGGAGGAAAAGATGACCGTCCTCTGCGATCTGTGCCCCGAGGCTGAGGGGATAAAAAAGCGAGCGCTTGACCAGGCGGCGCGGGAGCTCCTGCTGGCCCAGTCCAGCGACTGGGCCTTTATTCTTTACGTCGGCTCGACAGTGGAATACGCCCGCGGGAGGGTGGAAGAACACGTTACCAACTTCTGGCGTCTGGTGGAAGGGGTGCTGCAGGAAAGGATAGAGGAGGACTTTCTCCGGCAGTGCGAGGCCAAAAATAACCTTTTTCCCCGGCTCGACTACCGGGTTTACAGCCGCTTCTGGCAGCGGGACGGATTCGGTAGGCCGCGCCTTAAGGTGCTTTTCCTTTCCTGGGAGTACCCTCCCCGCGTGGTAGGCGGGCTAGGAAGGCATGTCTACGACCTCACCCGTGCTCTGGCCCAGTGGGACCAGGGGATTACTGTGCTGACCGTGGGCTCCCCAGGGATACCCGCCTACGAGGAGATCGAAGGGGTAAAGGTCCACCGGGTTGAGGTGGGAGGAGGGGACTTTCTGGCCTGGGTGGAGAACATGAACCGGGCCATGGTAGAAAGGATGGAGCGCCTAAAGAACGAAGGGGAAAGCTTCGATTTGATTCACGGGCACGACTGGATGATAGCGGAAGCGGCCCTGTGGGCCAAAAGTGAGCTTGGTCTTCCGCTGGTGGTCACCATTCATGCCACCGAGTACGGCCGCCACGGGGGGATTTACACCCCCCTGCAGGCTTTTATTCACGGAAGGGAGGGGCATTTGGCCCAGGCTGCTGACCTTATCGTGTGCTGCAGCGAGTACATGAGGCGGGAAGTAAGTGGACTTTTCGGGATAAAACACGATAAGATTAAAGTGATACCTAACGGGGTTGATCCGGAAACGCTGGGAGTCAAAGGGTGGCGGGGGCCGGCCCCGGCTTCTCCGGAGCCGCTGATTGTTTTCCTGGGGCGCCTGGTGCCGGAAAAGGGTGCGCAGGACCTGATAAGGGCCCTTCCGCTTATCCGGAAAGAGATTCCCGGTGCCCGGCTGGTGCTCTGCGGCCGGGGCTATTATGAAGAGGAGCTGCGCCGCTGCGTGCAGCGGGAAGAAGTAGAAGACTGCGTGACCTTTGCCGGTTTCGTGGACGGCCGGGCCAGGGAGGCTTTACTGCGAGAGGCGGCAGTGGCCGTCTTCCCCAGCCACTACGAACCTTTCGGCATCGTAGCCCTAGAGGCCATGGCGGCGCAGGTGCCGGTGGTAGTGGGGGACACAGGGGGCCTGGCGGAGTTGGTGGAGCACGGCGTCGACGGCTTTAAATTCCCTCCCGGCGACTGCCGCCTCCTGGCCCGCTATGTGGTGGAGCTCTTGCGCCATCGCTCGCTAGCTGAGGAATTTTGCCGCCGTGCCTGGCTTAAAGTTCGCTCCCGCTACTGCTGGCGGCACCTGGCAGGCGTCACGTTAGAAGTTTACAGCGAGCTTTTGGCCCGGAAAAAAGAAGGTGGAGGGAAAAGGATTGCCACGCCCTCTGGTGATAGGCAACGGTAGGATAATGGTGACCTTCGACGGGAACCTGGAGATGCGTGATTTCTTTTACCCGCACGTGGGGCAGTGGAACCATCTCCAGGGCAACCGGAACCGTCTGGGGGTGTGGACGGAGGGGAGGTTCAGTTGGGTAAGCGAGCCGTCCTGGGAGAAGTGCCTCAGCTATAAGGAGGACACTCTGGTAACCGATTGCCGAGCCTTCAATGCCGAACTGGAAGTGAGCCTCCTGGTAAACGATGCGGTACACCGGCGGGAAAACATTTACCTTAAGCGCATAGTGGTGCAAAATCTGGCTAACCGGGAGCGGGAGATAAGGCTTTTTCTGGGGCAGGACTTTTCGGTAGACGAAAACGAAGTGGGGGATACCGTCTTCTTCGATCCCTTCCGGCACGTCTTGTGTCACTACAAGCGCAATCGCTACTTCCTCATAGCCGGCAGGAGTAGCCGGGGATTTTTTGACCAGTTCGCCACCGGGGTGAAGGGCTTTGCCGGGGCAGAGGGAACCTGGCGCGACGCCGAAGATGGAGTTTTGAGCGGCAACGCTATCGCCCAGGGTTCGGTGGACAGTGTCATCGGCTTCAACCTTTTTCTCCCCCCTTGGGGGGAAGAGACCATCTTCTACTGGATCTGCGTGGGGCGCAACATCCAGGAGGTACGGGCTTTAGATCAGTTCGTGCGGGAGCAAACGCCAGAAGAGCTTCTCTTCCGAACGGAGACTTACGGCCGGGCTTTTCTTTCCGTACACCCGCGCGAGGAGCAGCTGGTGGAGGATCTTTCTCCCCAGCTTCTGAACGCTTACCGGCGCAGCCTGCTTGTAATAAGGGCCCATGTCGATAGCGAAGGGGCTATCATCGCCTCCCCCGACTCTGATATCCTGGCCACCAACCGCGACCACTATTGCTACCTCTGGCCGCGCGACGGAGCCTTTATCGCCTATTCCCTTATAAAGGCCGGTTACGGTCGACTTACCCGGAGGTTTTTTGATTTCTGCGCCGACGCCTTAACCGACAAGGGCTACCTTCTGCACAAATACAATCCCGACGGTACTGCGGGATCTAGCTGGCACCCCTGGCTGGCCGAAGGGGTTATCCAGCTCCCCATCCAGGAGGACGAGACGGCACTGGTCCTGTGGGCCCTGTGGGAATATTACCAGGAAGAAAGAGATCTGGAGTTTGTTCTGAAACAGTACCACGCCTTCGTGCGGCCGGCGGCCAATTTCCTCTGCGGCTACGTGGACAAGGCTTTGCATCTCCCTGCCGAGTCTTACGATCTG
It encodes:
- a CDS encoding DUF4912 domain-containing protein → MGEPRLAREYGDNVLVLIPREPSVLFAYWELSPATQLAIAGKKWGLRLWSRRGAHLTLLREVFPSFFCGDWYFTELEAGASYRCELGWWENSFFVPLLVSGWAETPPVPVPWRPPLPEELPEARLLAEARQEIGVGYFSWY
- a CDS encoding glycoside hydrolase family 15 protein, translated to MPRPLVIGNGRIMVTFDGNLEMRDFFYPHVGQWNHLQGNRNRLGVWTEGRFSWVSEPSWEKCLSYKEDTLVTDCRAFNAELEVSLLVNDAVHRRENIYLKRIVVQNLANREREIRLFLGQDFSVDENEVGDTVFFDPFRHVLCHYKRNRYFLIAGRSSRGFFDQFATGVKGFAGAEGTWRDAEDGVLSGNAIAQGSVDSVIGFNLFLPPWGEETIFYWICVGRNIQEVRALDQFVREQTPEELLFRTETYGRAFLSVHPREEQLVEDLSPQLLNAYRRSLLVIRAHVDSEGAIIASPDSDILATNRDHYCYLWPRDGAFIAYSLIKAGYGRLTRRFFDFCADALTDKGYLLHKYNPDGTAGSSWHPWLAEGVIQLPIQEDETALVLWALWEYYQEERDLEFVLKQYHAFVRPAANFLCGYVDKALHLPAESYDLWEERRGIFTFTASTVYAGLRAAGDLAELFGQPRLAERYRQSAEEIREGILEHLYDPAREYFLRGLIFNRETGCFEPDPTVDSSVAGVFLFGVLPPHDYRVGKTMEKVRETLWVKTPVGGIARYYGDYYFRQTEDLSRVPGNPWIICTLWLAQYYLRVARSVEELRRARELLEWCVRHSLPTGVMPEQLHPFTGAPLSVAPLAWSHSAYVTTLQEYCARYRELLRAREELQFTFG
- a CDS encoding 1,4-alpha-glucan branching protein domain-containing protein, which codes for MARGYLALVLHAHLPFVRHPEKERQLEENWFYQALNECYLPLLDLFYRLVKEKVPFRLTFSLSPTLLSMLSDPLLMERFEGYLGRLLALASREKERTSGTSFYPLALFYEERLKRHFQLFTVEWRRDLIGAFKQLNEAGVLELITTCATHGYLPLIRGREARRAQIRTGLDFFATCFGFRPSGFWLPECGYAPGVDELLAEEGIRYFFLETHGILSASPPPPHGVYAPVLTPAGVVALGRDPDSSRQVWDRHVGYPGDYWYREYYRDIGYELPWDYLAPYLPSDAVRTDTGFKYYRITGKEEKEPYRPEKARERAAEHARHFWQQRSEQAEYLYRCLGWPPIIVAPYDAELFGHWWFEGPWWLEDLLRLGRTGEDGLLLATPSDYLQAHPPIHRAQLSLSSWGEGGYSRVWLNPANDWIYRHTHRMEEKMTVLCDLCPEAEGIKKRALDQAARELLLAQSSDWAFILYVGSTVEYARGRVEEHVTNFWRLVEGVLQERIEEDFLRQCEAKNNLFPRLDYRVYSRFWQRDGFGRPRLKVLFLSWEYPPRVVGGLGRHVYDLTRALAQWDQGITVLTVGSPGIPAYEEIEGVKVHRVEVGGGDFLAWVENMNRAMVERMERLKNEGESFDLIHGHDWMIAEAALWAKSELGLPLVVTIHATEYGRHGGIYTPLQAFIHGREGHLAQAADLIVCCSEYMRREVSGLFGIKHDKIKVIPNGVDPETLGVKGWRGPAPASPEPLIVFLGRLVPEKGAQDLIRALPLIRKEIPGARLVLCGRGYYEEELRRCVQREEVEDCVTFAGFVDGRAREALLREAAVAVFPSHYEPFGIVALEAMAAQVPVVVGDTGGLAELVEHGVDGFKFPPGDCRLLARYVVELLRHRSLAEEFCRRAWLKVRSRYCWRHLAGVTLEVYSELLARKKEGGGKRIATPSGDRQR